A portion of the Paenibacillus hamazuiensis genome contains these proteins:
- a CDS encoding NADH:flavin oxidoreductase: protein MNQSQSIQSLFKPFAFGDKTLTSRIVMAPMTRQFSPDGVPGADVAAYYRRRAENGVGLIVTEGTVIRHPDASNQTNVPHIYGEAALNGWANVVAAVHEAGGRIIPQIWHMGARGHVGDYSEADIAAIVQAFAQAASEAKRLGFDGIELHGAHGYLIDQFFWEKTNPRTDSYGGDMIARTRFAAEVIEACRRAVGPEFPIVLRFSQWKATDYTAKLAATPALLEQFLAPLVDAGVDIFHCSTRRFWEPEFEGSDLNLAGWTKKLTGKPTITVGSVGLDNDFMSLFTEGKSAENTKIDGLIERLEREEFDLVAVGRALLVDPAWANKIRESRTADLIPFTPEAVKTLY, encoded by the coding sequence ATGAATCAATCCCAATCGATTCAAAGCCTGTTTAAACCATTCGCATTCGGCGATAAGACGCTGACAAGTCGAATCGTGATGGCACCGATGACGAGACAATTTTCTCCGGACGGAGTTCCGGGTGCGGATGTGGCCGCCTATTACCGCCGCAGGGCTGAAAACGGCGTCGGTCTTATCGTAACGGAAGGTACGGTGATCCGCCATCCGGATGCTTCCAACCAAACGAACGTACCGCACATCTACGGCGAGGCTGCATTAAACGGTTGGGCAAACGTCGTGGCCGCGGTACACGAGGCAGGCGGACGGATCATACCGCAGATTTGGCATATGGGAGCGCGAGGCCATGTTGGAGATTATTCGGAAGCGGATATCGCCGCAATTGTCCAAGCTTTCGCGCAGGCGGCATCCGAGGCCAAGCGTCTTGGGTTTGACGGAATCGAACTTCACGGGGCGCATGGATATTTGATCGACCAATTTTTTTGGGAAAAAACGAACCCTCGTACGGACAGCTATGGCGGGGACATGATTGCCCGCACCCGCTTCGCGGCAGAGGTCATTGAAGCATGCCGCCGGGCCGTCGGACCGGAGTTCCCTATCGTGCTGCGGTTCTCGCAATGGAAGGCGACGGATTACACGGCGAAATTGGCTGCAACGCCGGCGCTGTTGGAACAATTCCTGGCACCATTGGTCGATGCAGGCGTCGATATATTCCACTGCTCGACCCGCCGCTTCTGGGAGCCTGAGTTCGAAGGCTCCGATCTGAATCTTGCCGGATGGACCAAAAAGCTGACGGGGAAACCGACGATTACAGTTGGTTCGGTCGGCCTGGATAACGATTTTATGAGTCTTTTTACGGAAGGAAAGAGCGCTGAAAATACCAAAATCGACGGGTTAATCGAAAGGCTGGAGCGTGAGGAATTCGATCTCGTAGCCGTAGGCCGGGCATTATTGGTTGATCCTGCTTGGGCAAACAAAATTCGTGAAAGCCGAACAGCCGACTTGATCCCTTTTACGCCCGAGGCAGTGAAAACACTGTATTAA
- a CDS encoding DMT family transporter, with product MTRRPGTVQFGLIYFTGIVAISFSSIFIRWSEAPVSVLGMYRLLFTVILMSPFIRPYISEIRGLTPKQWGLLLLSGSALGLHFLFWMGSLRYTSVASSTVLMTLEPVLVMAGAYIFFGEKASRQTVVGMAVAVSGAMMISWGDFGLSLRALQGDLLSLLGTAAVAVHMLLGQRLRRHVSSYVYSLLVFAVAAAVFALYNAAAGYSFVHYEAREWGLFALLAVVPTVFGHLLFNWLLKYMNAASVSMSVLGEPVGSTLLAFWLLGEPVGVFQLFAGLVMLAGVWIFIDSGSRRRSTP from the coding sequence TTGACGCGTCGTCCAGGAACCGTTCAATTTGGATTGATCTATTTCACAGGCATCGTTGCCATCTCGTTCTCCTCGATTTTCATCAGGTGGTCGGAAGCGCCGGTTTCTGTGCTTGGCATGTACCGGCTGCTTTTTACCGTCATCCTGATGAGCCCGTTCATACGACCTTATATTTCGGAGATACGCGGTCTCACGCCAAAACAGTGGGGGCTCCTGCTGTTATCCGGCTCTGCGCTCGGGTTGCATTTCCTGTTCTGGATGGGGTCATTGCGTTATACGTCCGTAGCCAGCTCAACCGTTTTGATGACGCTGGAGCCGGTGCTGGTTATGGCAGGAGCATATATTTTCTTCGGGGAAAAAGCTTCCCGCCAAACTGTAGTCGGTATGGCGGTTGCGGTAAGCGGCGCGATGATGATTTCGTGGGGAGATTTCGGTTTGTCGCTGCGGGCTCTTCAAGGGGATTTGCTTTCGCTGCTAGGCACAGCCGCCGTTGCCGTACACATGCTGCTCGGACAGCGGCTGCGGCGGCACGTTTCGTCTTATGTATACAGTCTGCTCGTTTTTGCGGTTGCCGCGGCCGTCTTCGCTTTGTATAACGCAGCGGCTGGGTATTCCTTTGTCCATTATGAGGCGCGTGAATGGGGTTTGTTTGCTCTGCTTGCCGTCGTCCCGACGGTATTCGGGCACCTGCTGTTCAACTGGCTGCTTAAATATATGAACGCAGCCTCCGTCTCGATGTCCGTGCTCGGTGAGCCGGTCGGCTCCACCCTTCTCGCCTTCTGGCTTTTGGGCGAACCGGTGGGCGTCTTTCAGCTGTTTGCCGGGCTCGTCATGTTGGCAGGAGTATGGATTTTTATCGATTCGGGCAGTCGTAGGAGGTCCACCCCCTAA
- a CDS encoding aspartyl-phosphate phosphatase Spo0E family protein: protein MEEDELTIQIELLKNKLYSLVERTGSFVAPEVVELSQIIDRLIIEIQRLRRQ, encoded by the coding sequence ATGGAAGAAGATGAGCTAACGATACAAATCGAGCTGTTAAAAAACAAGCTGTACAGTCTCGTCGAGCGTACAGGCAGCTTTGTCGCACCCGAAGTTGTGGAACTGAGCCAGATCATCGACCGGCTCATTATAGAAATTCAACGTTTGCGAAGACAGTAA
- the cysW gene encoding sulfate ABC transporter permease subunit CysW, protein MAGTVTARAHGLSVDRPKHITESKVIQWILITIALLFLGFLLILPLVLVFVEAFRKGTEVYLAALTEPDAASAIRLTLSVAAIAVPLNALFGLAAAWAITKFRFKGKNFLITLIDLPFAVSPVISGLIFVLLFGARGFFGPWLGEHDIKIIFALPGMVLATAFVTFPFVARELIPLMQSQGTQEEEAAVTLGAKGWRIFWKVTLPNIKWGLLYGVILCNARAMGEFGAVSVVSGHIRGYTNTIPLHIQILYNEYNFAGSFAIASLLVLLAVVTLIVKSVVEWKFQQHEQREGE, encoded by the coding sequence ATGGCCGGAACTGTTACGGCAAGGGCTCACGGTCTGTCTGTCGACAGACCGAAGCATATTACCGAATCCAAGGTCATCCAATGGATTTTAATCACTATAGCATTGTTATTTCTCGGATTTTTGCTGATTTTGCCGCTTGTGCTTGTGTTTGTGGAAGCTTTTCGCAAAGGAACCGAGGTCTATCTCGCCGCTTTGACGGAACCGGATGCCGCTTCGGCGATCCGGCTCACCTTAAGCGTGGCGGCTATCGCCGTACCGCTCAATGCGCTGTTCGGCCTTGCGGCCGCCTGGGCGATTACGAAATTCCGCTTTAAAGGGAAAAATTTCCTGATCACGCTCATCGATTTGCCGTTCGCGGTGTCTCCTGTGATTTCCGGTCTGATCTTCGTCTTATTGTTCGGGGCTCGCGGATTTTTCGGGCCATGGCTCGGCGAACACGACATTAAGATCATTTTCGCCCTTCCCGGCATGGTGCTGGCCACGGCGTTCGTCACGTTTCCTTTTGTGGCGCGCGAGCTCATTCCGCTTATGCAGTCTCAGGGCACGCAGGAGGAGGAAGCTGCGGTGACGCTCGGCGCCAAGGGCTGGCGCATCTTCTGGAAGGTGACGCTGCCGAATATCAAGTGGGGGCTGCTGTACGGCGTGATCCTGTGCAACGCGCGGGCGATGGGCGAATTCGGCGCCGTCTCGGTCGTATCCGGCCACATTCGCGGCTACACGAACACGATCCCGCTTCATATTCAAATTTTATACAACGAATACAACTTTGCCGGGTCGTTTGCGATCGCTTCGCTGCTCGTTTTGCTGGCGGTCGTCACCTTGATCGTCAAAAGCGTTGTCGAATGGAAGTTTCAACAGCATGAGCAAAGGGAAGGGGAATGA
- a CDS encoding amino acid ABC transporter permease yields MDFSFIPQYYGFFLEGAKNTIILSVFTVLLGVVLGMLLALMRLSKVTPLKLISVSYIEFIRGTPLLVQLYIIYYGLPKIGIHFPDVPAFGSAFPDFMAGIVTLSINSAAYVAETFRAGIQAIDKGQMEAARSLGMTQSMAMRFVVLPQAFRNVLPALGNEFIVVIKESSIVSIIGLSELMYNTDTVKGNTFQPFEPLIVAAVIYFVMTFALSKLLGVAERRMSPL; encoded by the coding sequence ATGGATTTCTCATTCATCCCGCAATATTACGGATTTTTTCTCGAAGGCGCCAAAAACACAATCATCCTGTCGGTGTTCACCGTGCTGCTCGGCGTCGTGCTGGGCATGCTGCTGGCGCTCATGAGGCTGTCGAAAGTAACGCCGCTGAAGCTCATCTCTGTCTCATACATCGAATTTATTCGCGGCACGCCGCTCCTTGTTCAGCTGTACATCATTTATTACGGGCTGCCGAAGATCGGCATTCATTTTCCCGACGTTCCCGCGTTCGGCTCCGCTTTTCCGGACTTTATGGCGGGCATTGTCACGCTGTCCATTAACAGCGCCGCTTACGTCGCGGAAACGTTCCGGGCCGGCATTCAGGCGATCGACAAGGGGCAAATGGAAGCGGCGCGTTCGCTCGGGATGACGCAAAGCATGGCGATGCGGTTTGTCGTATTGCCCCAGGCGTTTCGCAACGTGCTTCCGGCTCTCGGAAATGAATTTATCGTCGTCATTAAGGAATCGTCGATCGTTTCGATCATCGGCCTGAGCGAGCTGATGTACAACACCGATACTGTGAAGGGCAACACGTTCCAGCCGTTTGAGCCGCTCATCGTAGCGGCGGTCATCTACTTCGTCATGACGTTTGCACTGTCGAAGCTGCTCGGGGTCGCCGAAAGGAGGATGAGCCCTTTATGA
- a CDS encoding transporter substrate-binding domain-containing protein translates to MIKKNATLLMIFICFALVLSACGQKPAAQSLSEPQNASAGKSTAASEPKKETKLDEIKKKGKIVVGTSADYPPYEFHKEIDKKDGIVGFDIEIAKALAKDLGVQLEIKDMKFDGLLAALDAGNVDFVMSGMTPTEERQKNVDFTKIYYTAVQSVVVRSEDKDKIKSIDDLKGKKVGAQKGATQEKIVKEQMPASELKALGKISDLMLELKNKKIDALVVEVPVATAYLSKNQDLALTDMKLQNEDSGSAIAVKKGSPELVDALNKSLDKLLADKTIDKLVAEANDLVE, encoded by the coding sequence ATGATTAAAAAGAACGCCACATTGTTGATGATTTTTATTTGTTTCGCACTCGTATTGTCCGCTTGCGGGCAAAAGCCTGCCGCCCAGTCTCTATCCGAACCGCAGAATGCATCTGCGGGCAAATCCACCGCTGCCTCCGAGCCGAAGAAAGAAACGAAGCTGGATGAAATCAAGAAAAAGGGAAAAATCGTCGTGGGTACAAGCGCCGACTATCCGCCTTACGAGTTTCACAAAGAAATCGACAAAAAGGATGGGATCGTCGGATTCGATATTGAAATTGCGAAGGCGCTCGCTAAAGACCTTGGCGTCCAGCTGGAAATAAAAGACATGAAATTCGACGGCTTGCTCGCCGCATTGGATGCGGGCAATGTCGATTTCGTCATGTCCGGAATGACTCCGACCGAAGAACGCCAAAAAAACGTCGATTTTACCAAAATTTACTACACAGCCGTACAAAGCGTCGTCGTCCGTTCCGAAGACAAGGACAAGATCAAGTCGATCGACGATTTGAAGGGAAAGAAGGTCGGGGCGCAAAAAGGAGCGACTCAGGAGAAAATCGTCAAGGAACAAATGCCGGCTTCCGAGCTTAAGGCGCTTGGCAAAATTTCCGATTTGATGCTGGAGCTGAAAAACAAAAAGATCGATGCGCTCGTCGTCGAGGTTCCGGTGGCAACCGCCTATCTGAGCAAAAACCAGGATCTTGCCCTGACGGATATGAAGCTGCAAAACGAAGATAGCGGCTCGGCGATCGCCGTGAAGAAGGGGAGTCCGGAGCTCGTCGACGCGCTCAATAAATCGCTGGACAAACTGCTTGCGGACAAAACGATTGACAAGCTCGTAGCAGAAGCCAACGATCTCGTCGAATAG
- a CDS encoding M20 family metallopeptidase produces MKQRIYDTVQRFAGRFKEISQFIWKNPELGHEEFLASEKLAAELSFHGFQVEKPVLGLATAFLGTYRAQKPGPTVAFLCEYDALPELGHACGHHIIGTMSVAAAIALKSVIDEIGGTIRVYGTPAEETKGAKVTMAEAGLFDDVDVALMAHPYHTFERSGQTLAMDALQFEFFGKAAHAAASPHEGVNALDAVLMLFNSISVLRQQLQSHVRIHGIIAEGGKAPNIIPDYTVAQFYIRSANRPYTDEVVQKVIRCAEGAALQTGCAFKWSNYEFSYDELITNETLSSLFTRNLGLLGIDENAVEYGKDHGSLDLGNVSRRCPAIHPYIQVIDEKHLLHTAEFRDLAMTDRAMDGMLLGAKALAATAYDVIVNPDALRSVRQEFEAAVKRSRA; encoded by the coding sequence ATGAAACAGCGCATTTACGATACGGTGCAGCGGTTTGCCGGCCGTTTTAAAGAGATCTCTCAGTTTATCTGGAAAAATCCCGAGCTCGGCCATGAAGAATTTCTCGCCTCCGAAAAACTGGCAGCCGAACTCAGCTTCCACGGTTTTCAGGTGGAAAAGCCGGTGCTTGGGCTTGCCACCGCCTTTCTCGGCACGTACCGGGCTCAGAAGCCCGGCCCGACCGTCGCTTTCCTGTGCGAATACGACGCTTTGCCGGAGCTTGGCCACGCCTGCGGCCATCATATCATCGGCACGATGAGCGTCGCTGCGGCGATCGCTCTAAAGTCGGTTATCGATGAAATCGGGGGTACGATCCGCGTGTACGGAACGCCGGCCGAGGAGACGAAAGGCGCCAAGGTGACGATGGCCGAAGCCGGACTTTTCGACGATGTCGATGTGGCTTTGATGGCCCACCCTTACCACACCTTTGAAAGATCCGGCCAAACGCTTGCCATGGACGCGCTTCAGTTCGAGTTTTTTGGCAAAGCGGCGCATGCCGCCGCCAGTCCCCACGAAGGCGTCAACGCACTCGATGCGGTACTGATGCTGTTTAACTCGATCAGTGTCCTGCGCCAGCAGCTGCAAAGCCATGTGCGCATCCACGGCATCATCGCCGAAGGCGGCAAGGCTCCGAATATTATTCCGGACTATACGGTCGCCCAGTTTTATATCCGTTCGGCAAACCGCCCTTATACGGATGAGGTCGTGCAGAAAGTGATCCGCTGTGCGGAAGGTGCGGCACTGCAAACCGGATGCGCGTTCAAATGGTCCAACTACGAATTTTCTTATGACGAGCTGATCACAAACGAAACGCTTTCCTCTTTGTTCACCCGTAATTTGGGGCTGCTCGGCATCGACGAAAACGCCGTCGAATACGGCAAAGATCACGGCTCCCTCGACCTCGGCAATGTGTCGAGGCGATGCCCGGCGATACACCCATACATCCAGGTGATCGACGAAAAACATTTGCTGCACACGGCCGAGTTCCGCGACCTGGCGATGACCGATCGTGCGATGGACGGCATGCTGCTGGGTGCCAAGGCGCTGGCCGCTACCGCCTACGACGTCATCGTGAATCCGGATGCGCTGCGCTCGGTCCGCCAAGAATTTGAGGCTGCCGTAAAACGTTCACGCGCCTGA
- a CDS encoding sulfate/molybdate ABC transporter ATP-binding protein, with the protein MHIVAKHLTKSFGSFQATKDVSFEIEKGRLIGLLGPSGGGKTTILRMLAGLEEPDGGEILFHGQKVSGLPPQERGIGFVFQNYALFRHMNVFDNIAFGLTVKKRSKQQIKERVSELIELTGLKGLEKRLPHQLSGGQRQRVAFARALAPEPQLLLLDEPFAAIDAKVRKELRTWLKDMIGRLGITTIFVTHDQEEAVEVADEIMIVNEGRLEQKGTPIDIYKNPQTPFVAGFIGESNVLDDVSRFKGFEEGALGSAKAIIRPEFIEIGTPGEVSYPSAAEQGIVTNIYFRGSNWQVEVEVEGLKLFAYRSLERSALQPGDRVQVLIHRLYMFNDNEHITLENGLKIDPMPVHI; encoded by the coding sequence ATGCATATCGTCGCCAAACACTTGACCAAAAGCTTTGGCAGCTTCCAGGCCACCAAAGATGTCAGCTTTGAGATTGAAAAAGGCCGTCTGATCGGCTTGCTCGGACCGAGCGGAGGCGGGAAAACGACGATTTTGCGCATGCTCGCCGGGCTCGAGGAGCCGGACGGCGGAGAGATTTTGTTCCATGGGCAAAAGGTGAGCGGGCTGCCTCCCCAGGAGCGCGGGATCGGATTCGTTTTCCAAAACTACGCGCTGTTCCGCCATATGAACGTATTCGACAACATCGCCTTCGGCCTCACGGTGAAAAAGCGCAGCAAGCAGCAGATCAAGGAGCGCGTGAGTGAGCTGATCGAGCTGACCGGCCTGAAAGGGCTGGAGAAGCGGCTGCCGCACCAGCTTTCCGGCGGACAGCGGCAGCGCGTCGCCTTCGCCCGCGCCTTGGCGCCGGAACCGCAGTTGCTGCTGCTCGACGAACCGTTCGCCGCGATCGACGCCAAAGTCCGAAAGGAGCTGAGGACGTGGCTCAAGGACATGATCGGCCGGCTCGGCATCACAACCATTTTCGTGACGCACGACCAGGAGGAAGCGGTCGAGGTCGCCGATGAAATCATGATCGTAAACGAAGGCCGCCTCGAGCAAAAAGGCACGCCGATCGACATTTATAAAAATCCGCAAACGCCTTTTGTGGCCGGCTTCATCGGGGAATCGAACGTGCTGGACGACGTTTCGCGGTTCAAAGGGTTTGAAGAAGGCGCGCTCGGCAGTGCGAAAGCGATCATCCGTCCGGAGTTTATCGAAATCGGCACGCCGGGGGAAGTATCGTACCCTTCCGCTGCGGAGCAGGGAATCGTGACCAACATCTATTTCCGCGGCTCGAACTGGCAGGTGGAAGTCGAGGTCGAGGGACTGAAGCTTTTCGCTTACCGTTCACTGGAACGCTCCGCTTTACAGCCCGGCGACCGCGTGCAGGTTTTGATCCACAGGCTGTATATGTTTAACGATAATGAACATATTACACTCGAAAACGGTCTGAAAATCGATCCGATGCCGGTGCACATTTAA
- a CDS encoding amino acid ABC transporter ATP-binding protein — MIQVYGLEKSFGKTKVLKGIETEIGKGEVVVVIGPSGSGKSTFLRCLNLLEQPTAGEIVFDGVNITDKKTDINKLRQKMGMVFQQFNLFPHLTVQENITLAPRKLKKLTEGDANKKAAELLGRIGLSDKSAVYPGQLSGGQKQRIAIARALAMSPDVMLFDEPTSALDPEMVGEVLEVMKELAAEGMTMVVVTHEMGFAREVASRVLFMDGGCIVEEGGPEDLFGNPRHPRTKEFLSKVL, encoded by the coding sequence ATGATCCAAGTGTACGGATTGGAAAAATCGTTCGGTAAAACGAAGGTGCTGAAGGGAATCGAAACGGAAATCGGCAAAGGGGAAGTCGTTGTCGTGATCGGTCCGAGCGGTTCCGGAAAAAGCACGTTTCTGCGCTGCCTTAATCTGCTGGAGCAGCCGACGGCGGGGGAGATCGTGTTCGACGGTGTGAACATTACCGATAAAAAGACCGACATCAACAAGCTGAGGCAAAAGATGGGCATGGTATTTCAGCAGTTTAATTTGTTTCCTCACTTGACCGTTCAGGAAAATATTACGCTGGCTCCCCGCAAGCTGAAGAAACTCACAGAGGGCGACGCGAACAAGAAAGCAGCGGAGCTGCTTGGACGTATCGGCCTATCCGATAAGTCCGCCGTTTACCCGGGACAGCTGTCCGGCGGTCAGAAGCAGCGGATCGCTATCGCCCGGGCGCTGGCGATGTCACCGGATGTGATGCTGTTCGACGAACCGACGTCGGCACTTGATCCGGAAATGGTCGGCGAAGTGCTCGAAGTGATGAAGGAGCTGGCCGCGGAAGGAATGACGATGGTCGTCGTAACCCACGAGATGGGGTTTGCCCGCGAGGTTGCTTCGCGTGTTCTATTTATGGACGGGGGCTGCATCGTCGAGGAGGGGGGGCCGGAGGATCTTTTCGGCAACCCTCGGCATCCGCGTACAAAGGAGTTTTTAAGCAAGGTGTTGTAG
- a CDS encoding alpha/beta hydrolase, giving the protein MEHHITIKSGTLDLAATLHYPLAEDRQSRRSGSKYPLVIIAHGFVGNRIGVDRLFVKAARDFSEHGYMVLRFDYGGCGESTGEYGAGGLDSLIEQTRHVVDYAHSIDCVDPQRIILLGHSLGGAVALLTAAKDKRIKTLVMWAAVAHPFNDIVKITGKQVYEDAVRLGEADYLGYKFKPAFFESLSNHHPFEQIRRFNGDVFLVHGTADEVIPPDYCPLYQKVFWLRSQGLCDKDIIFQADHTFSSGAAAQQVIEKTRNWLIYQEKRREEWYDWTI; this is encoded by the coding sequence TTGGAACATCACATCACGATAAAAAGCGGAACGTTGGACTTGGCGGCAACTCTCCATTATCCCTTGGCGGAAGACCGCCAAAGCCGCCGCTCCGGCTCCAAATATCCGCTCGTGATCATTGCGCACGGCTTCGTAGGCAACCGGATCGGCGTCGACCGGCTGTTCGTGAAGGCCGCCCGCGATTTCAGCGAACACGGCTACATGGTGCTGCGCTTCGATTACGGCGGCTGCGGCGAAAGCACGGGCGAATACGGCGCAGGCGGCCTCGATTCGCTGATCGAGCAGACGCGGCACGTGGTCGATTACGCACATTCGATCGACTGCGTCGATCCGCAGCGCATCATTTTGCTCGGACACAGCCTGGGCGGGGCCGTTGCGCTGCTGACCGCAGCCAAGGATAAGCGGATCAAAACGCTTGTCATGTGGGCCGCGGTGGCGCATCCTTTCAACGATATCGTCAAAATAACCGGGAAACAGGTCTATGAGGATGCCGTCCGCCTTGGCGAAGCGGATTACTTAGGTTACAAGTTTAAGCCGGCCTTTTTCGAGTCGCTCTCCAATCATCATCCCTTTGAGCAAATCCGCCGATTTAACGGCGATGTGTTCCTCGTTCACGGAACGGCCGACGAAGTGATTCCACCCGATTACTGCCCGCTCTACCAGAAGGTGTTCTGGCTGCGATCGCAGGGGCTTTGCGACAAGGACATCATTTTTCAGGCGGACCATACGTTCTCTTCGGGAGCGGCGGCACAGCAAGTGATTGAAAAAACGCGGAATTGGCTCATTTACCAAGAAAAGCGGCGGGAAGAATGGTACGACTGGACGATCTAG
- a CDS encoding TetR/AcrR family transcriptional regulator — protein sequence MSRPREFDVDRALHQSMEVFWTKGFKSTSFEDLTRATKVKKQSLYCVFADKRALFLKALALYREQSIAMLEELASGDAHPLQKLEAIRDITLSHGNATVCRGCLMVNSMLEFGSCDEEVSREVEMMFAEVEGILEKIIRSGQERQQITARHTSQELAAYLNNSLLGAKIMGKSGASRERIEMILRTSFAMLAP from the coding sequence ATGAGCAGACCAAGAGAATTTGATGTCGATCGCGCATTGCATCAGTCCATGGAAGTGTTTTGGACGAAAGGCTTTAAGTCGACCTCCTTCGAGGATTTGACCCGCGCGACGAAGGTTAAGAAGCAAAGCTTGTACTGCGTATTTGCAGACAAGCGGGCTTTGTTTTTGAAGGCGTTGGCGCTTTACCGCGAACAGAGCATAGCGATGCTGGAAGAACTGGCCTCCGGGGATGCGCATCCTTTGCAGAAGCTTGAGGCCATACGCGACATTACGTTATCTCATGGCAACGCAACCGTGTGCAGGGGATGCCTTATGGTCAATTCCATGCTGGAATTCGGCAGCTGCGACGAGGAGGTAAGCCGCGAAGTTGAGATGATGTTCGCCGAGGTCGAAGGAATACTTGAGAAAATAATACGCAGCGGCCAGGAACGGCAGCAAATTACGGCACGCCATACCAGCCAAGAGCTTGCGGCTTATCTGAACAACTCTCTACTCGGCGCGAAAATTATGGGGAAGTCGGGTGCTTCGCGTGAACGGATCGAAATGATCCTGCGTACATCTTTTGCGATGCTGGCACCTTGA
- a CDS encoding YezD family protein — protein MVKPLEVDDIWVKRIVNSVNGLEYGSVQIVIHDGRIVQIERTEKKRFEPEASIAQRTAAEQAKRAKS, from the coding sequence ATGGTTAAACCTTTGGAAGTCGACGACATTTGGGTGAAACGGATTGTGAACAGCGTCAATGGGCTGGAATACGGCAGCGTGCAAATCGTCATCCATGACGGGCGCATCGTGCAAATTGAAAGAACCGAGAAAAAGCGGTTCGAGCCGGAAGCTTCCATTGCCCAGAGAACGGCAGCGGAGCAGGCCAAACGGGCCAAATCGTAA
- the ssuE gene encoding NADPH-dependent FMN reductase: MSKIVIISGSPSETSRLNGITDYVSEQLYQAGVDVEWIRVHKLPPEDLIHTRFDSPAIQAANRAIEEADGVVVATPIYKASYTGVIKTFLDLIPQKGLEGKTVLPLAIGGTIAHLLAIDFALKPVLSALGARNIFTGAYVVDSQVQRDESNRFTLADEIRERLNHTVREFVRDVQLLRGKRDTVSP; this comes from the coding sequence ATGTCCAAAATCGTCATTATTTCCGGAAGTCCGTCCGAAACAAGCCGCTTAAACGGAATCACGGACTACGTAAGCGAGCAGCTGTACCAAGCGGGGGTTGACGTCGAATGGATTCGCGTCCATAAACTGCCGCCGGAGGATTTGATCCATACGCGGTTCGACAGTCCTGCGATCCAGGCCGCGAACCGCGCGATTGAGGAAGCGGACGGCGTCGTCGTAGCTACGCCGATCTACAAGGCGTCGTATACCGGCGTCATCAAGACATTCCTCGACCTGATCCCGCAAAAAGGGCTGGAAGGCAAAACCGTCCTGCCGCTTGCGATCGGAGGTACGATTGCACATCTGCTGGCTATCGATTTCGCGCTGAAGCCGGTGCTGTCCGCCCTCGGGGCGCGGAATATTTTTACCGGCGCTTATGTGGTCGACTCTCAGGTGCAGCGTGACGAAAGCAATCGGTTTACGCTCGCGGATGAAATACGCGAACGGCTGAACCATACGGTGCGCGAGTTTGTTCGCGACGTTCAGCTTTTGCGCGGGAAGCGGGATACGGTTTCTCCGTAA